CCAAAGTTGTCCCCGGTAGGAACAACACCGTAGACAGGTTGCACCGGTGGGGTGGTAAACTCCCTGGCCATCACAGTCTCGGGGAAGGAGGTATCAAACGTCCCCTGCGTTGGACTTACCAACATTACGCACTGAGGGAAGGTGGCGCTCAGGGGAGTTATCAGTTCTGAGGTTGAGCCAATATGGGCACTGGGCAGGAGCGCCACAGCAGCCGGggctgctgctggtggcCACACAGCcatttgctgctgcagtaacgCAAATGGCGCAGCCTGAGCCGTGGGCATTGCCGCGACCAGTGGTTGTGGGTTGCCGTAGATCGGGCTGCTGTACTCCCAGCGTGGTATGTCTGAAAATACACCGGGAATCTCCATTCTTGCtaccccttttcttctcgctGTAAGCTCCACCCCTTCGTGTATTAAGGTGCCCTGTTCTTCAACGAAAACCCACGCTGTAGCTCTCCCGCTTTCACCTCCGGTTGGTTGTATTCTTTTCTCCTGAGTTGCCCTTAATATCAATGAGCTGTCGGCCACGGATATTGTCCCTGCCGAACCAACAGCAccgcaagacaaaaaacaaacaggacCACGataaccacacacacaaaaataaaggtaaacgaagagaaaataaagaaaaatgaggaaatacAAATGGTGCTATGCGGTAAGGAACAAttcaaattttttaaaaataaggGAACCAGAACCAAAGGCTGGAAGCACCCCCCTCCACAACGAGTCCGGTTACCGGACCTTTGCGCGGCATGCGGTAAAAAGGCATGTTCCCTAGCCGAAGCACTTAAAATTAGGAAAGGGCGGCAAGTGAAGGTAACCCCGAAAACCCAAGCGGCATGCCGAAATCTGAGGCTTTGACAATCAATTAACATCGGCTAAAGCTAATAAATAATGGAAAATAATAGTGGTACCAAACAAACCCAACCGTACCGCTCAAACTGGTTGCCGCTCCACAATCTTcaaacattttcttttctttgacaCACTCCCCTTCCACGCACTGTCCCTTACTACTGGTCTGAGGGATGAGGCTCGAGGTGCCTGCAACGTGGCTTATGCTTTAGAGACGCCAAAACGGTCATCAAGCGAATCTGTTACTTCCTTGTAGACTAATTAGAAaccctttttctcttgtaaAAGTAAAGAGATGCCAAGGCAAAGGGTGGCTGCTTTGACTCCGCCACCTTTTCGTCATTAAACAACAACCATTTCCCTGTTTCTTCATCCCGTATATGGCATACATAGTGTCCCGTCTTGGCACTGGCTCCCATGTGACTTATCATGGCGTGCAATCGGTAGCTTGCCGGTCCATCAACCTCGGGTGCAGTGACATTCCCGCGGGAAACCAATTGACCTTCAGAGCCCTCGGCCCTTGCGATTTCCCCCTCAATGTCGTTGCGGCTGAACACGTAATCAAGTGCCCTCTCCACGTTCATGCCTGTCTGCTGCAGCGCGTATTTTGCAATTTTTTCATCAACACCCATGCTAAGCAGTGTAGCGAGCGCCATCTCGTCCACCGGCGTGAGCGCTGCGGAAACCGGCTTGTGTCGCAGTTCCCGCTCATTGGAAGGCATCTCCACTTCACCGCTCTGTAGTCCCTTTCCACGAAGATACTCCAAGTCAACTTCCTCCGGTACCTCTACAAACACATCCCGCTTCGTCACTGTCATTGTCTCCGCGTCGAAGTGTGCCCGACGGAGGTAAACTGCGAGAACATCCGGAAACGTCGCCACGCGTACAGTTTCGTTGTAGGTGACCTGGTTCCCGCACGCACTACAGCTGCAGTCTACTTCAATGGTTTTCATCAAAGATGTTATACAGGCTTCCAGCGAGGTCCGAGGACGACTTGCCTCAATTTCTTCTTCCGTGAGTTTGCGGTTACAAGCAGACCTCCGCTCTGCGGTACCCAGGGGGATGGGGAGCGAAAGACAACAGTCTGACTCATACGTGTAACGTACCTTGCGGCAAGAGCTACACTCAACACGATTCTCCAACTTCATCTTAAAAATATCAACCGGGTGCCGGTTTTGCTTCGCGTCGACACATGAGGGTTTGACGTAGCGGCGCATTTCCTCCAATAGATATAAAAAGTACTCCTGGGCGTCCTGCTGCTCACTGGTGCTGAATTCGGGATGCCCCTCCGCGAAAACTTGCTTAAACTCACGTGCCGTTATACCGTTGGGCTCATCATTGTCACTTATGGAAAATTCACCGGAAAGCAGGCCGCTGGCAACGCGCTCCACCTGGCAACTACGACACTTGTAGGGGTTTTCTCTACAGGCATTCTGGTGCCGTGTGTCGCGGCCGGCGTAGAACGCCTCTTTAAAGACCTCTAGCGACATTAGACACTGTAAAACGCAGTTCATGTAGCACGTGTTGCCGAAGTTTCGCATCCCGGTTCTTCCAGGGCCGAAAACTGGAACAAGAGTTTCCCCACTTTCCGTAATCCGGTTGAAGTCAAATTGCGACCAATAATCGTACTGTATCTCTCCGAAAGTttttgcagttttttttgatgttttcacATCTATGCCGAAGTGCTTCATATGGGCCTCAAAGTGCACATCGGATACTTCATCATCGCAAGAATAACAGTAGAAGTCTGCGCCTGACGGAGTTATCGTGCCAAGTTTGACCACAACAGGATGCTGCGTGGTGTTGTGGTGTTCCAGTGCATGGCCCCTGCCACCTACTTCAGGTCGCGGGCAACCAACTGCCCCACATGTCACGCACATCCAATTATCCGTCTGACAACCACAACCCGCAACAACACAAGTCTCCATGTGGCTCGGCGCCGGTGAGAATGGGCTAGGTTGCTGCTCGAGACATACCAAATGTGGACACTGAGGCCGAGTAAACTGCTCTTCATTTGCGTCTATGGCTCCCTGCGCTCCTGTGGAGGTGGCATTCAAGATACTCTGGTAGCATCCCTCAAGCAACTCGGGGGGCGACGAGAACGTGAGTGAGCACAGGGCGCAGCAGATGGCGCTCTCATATTCTTTTGGGAGTACAACGCCAAGTTTGTTCACATCCCTCGGTGCATCATCCTCCTTCTGGGGACACTCCTTCAGCCATACGTACATCGCATGGTTCGAGCGCAGTGAAACGTGCTTCCTCACGTGCACTTCACAGAGGGCGatatggcaacacatgcacacCAAAACACCTCCATTGTGCATGCATGTCCGGCAGCAGTAAGCGCACTCCTCCTTGTGAACGGCGGACTGATGATGCGGAGTTGTAACAGCCGATTCATCCCAGC
Above is a window of Trypanosoma brucei brucei TREU927 chromosome 3, complete sequence DNA encoding:
- a CDS encoding ubiquitin hydrolase, putative; the encoded protein is MPPPFSITQEACAHCWDESAVTTPHHQSAVHKEECAYCCRTCMHNGGVLVCMCCHIALCEVHVRKHVSLRSNHAMYVWLKECPQKEDDAPRDVNKLGVVLPKEYESAICCALCSLTFSSPPELLEGCYQSILNATSTGAQGAIDANEEQFTRPQCPHLVCLEQQPSPFSPAPSHMETCVVAGCGCQTDNWMCVTCGAVGCPRPEVGGRGHALEHHNTTQHPVVVKLGTITPSGADFYCYSCDDEVSDVHFEAHMKHFGIDVKTSKKTAKTFGEIQYDYWSQFDFNRITESGETLVPVFGPGRTGMRNFGNTCYMNCVLQCLMSLEVFKEAFYAGRDTRHQNACRENPYKCRSCQVERVASGLLSGEFSISDNDEPNGITAREFKQVFAEGHPEFSTSEQQDAQEYFLYLLEEMRRYVKPSCVDAKQNRHPVDIFKMKLENRVECSSCRKVRYTYESDCCLSLPIPLGTAERRSACNRKLTEEEIEASRPRTSLEACITSLMKTIEVDCSCSACGNQVTYNETVRVATFPDVLAVYLRRAHFDAETMTVTKRDVFVEVPEEVDLEYLRGKGLQSGEVEMPSNERELRHKPVSAALTPVDEMALATLLSMGVDEKIAKYALQQTGMNVERALDYVFSRNDIEGEIARAEGSEGQLVSRGNVTAPEVDGPASYRLHAMISHMGASAKTGHYVCHIRDEETGKWLLFNDEKVAESKQPPFALASLYFYKRKRVSN